One segment of Cynocephalus volans isolate mCynVol1 chromosome 8, mCynVol1.pri, whole genome shotgun sequence DNA contains the following:
- the SETDB1 gene encoding histone-lysine N-methyltransferase SETDB1 isoform X5 — MSSLPGCIGLDAATATVESEDIAELQQTVFEELGISMEELRQYIDEELEKMECVQQRKKQLAELETWVIQKESEVAHVDQLFDDASRAVTNCESLVKDFYSKLGLQYRDSSSEDEASQPTEIIEIPDEDDDVLSIDSGDAGSRTPKDQKLREAMAALRKSAQDVQKFMDAVNKKSSSQDLHKGTLSQMSGELSKDGDLIVSMRILGKKRTKTWHKGTLIAIQTVGPGKKYKVKFDNKGKSLLSGNHIAYDYHPPADKLYVGSRVVAKYKDGNQVWLYAGIVAETPNVKNKLRFLIFFDDGYASYVTQSELHDLPAISQLYFFLGTVKKTWEDIEDVSCRDFIEEYITAYPNRPMVLLKSGQLIKTEWEGTWWKSRVEEVDGSLVRILFLDDKRCEWIYRGSTRLEPMFSMKTSSASALEKKQGGQLRTRPNMGAVRSKGPVVQYTQDLTCTGTQFKPMEPPQPTAPPAPPAAPAPPLSPQASDNDLESQLAQSRKQVAKKSTSFRPGSVGSGHSSPTSPALSENIPGGKPGINQPYRSPLGSATSAPAPPAPPAPPAPPAFHGMLERAPAEPSYRAPLEKLFYLPHVCSYTCLSRVRPIRNEQYRGKNPLLVPLLYDFRRMTARRRVNRKMGFHVIYKTPCGLCLRTMQEIERYLFETGCDFLFLEMFCLDPYVLVDRKFQPYKPFYYILDITYGKEDVPLSCVNEIDTTPPPQVAYSKERIPGKGVFINTGPEFLVGCDCKDGCRDKSKCACHQLTIQATACTPGGQINPNSGYQYKRLEECLPTGVYECNKRCKCDPNMCTNRLVQHGLQVRLQLFKTQNKGWGIRCLDDIAKGSFVCIYAGKILTDDFADKEGLEMGDEYFANLDHIESVENFKEGYESDAPCSSDSSGVDLKDQEDGNSGTEDPEESNDDSSDDNFCKDEDFSTSSVWRSYATRRQTRGQKENGVSETASKDSRPPDLGPPHIPILSSIPVGGCNPPSSEETLKNKVASWLSCNSVSEGGFADSDSRSSFKTSEGGEGRAGGGRGEAEKASTSGLGLKDEGDIKQAKKEDPDDRNKVSVY; from the exons ATGTCCTCCCTCCCTGGGTGCATTGGTTTGGATGCAGCAACAGCTACAGTGGAGTCTGAAGATATAGCAGAGCTGCAACAGACTGTGTTTGAGGAGCTGGGTATCTCTATGGAGGAACTTCGGCAGTACATCGATGAAGAACTGGAAAAGATGGAATGTGTACAGCAACGCAAGAAGCAGCTAGCAGAGTTGGAGACATGGGTAATACAGAAAGAGTCTGAGGTGGCTCATGTTGACCAGCTCTTTGATGATGCATCCAG GGCAGTGACTAATTGTGAGTCTTTGGTGAAGGACTTCTATTCCAAGCTGGGACTACAATACCGGGACAGTAGCTCTGAGGATGAAGCATCCCAGCCTACAGAAATAATTGAGATTcctgatgaagatgatgatgtcCTCAGTATTGATTCAG GTGATGCTGGAAGCCGAACTCCAAAAGATCAGAAG CTTCGTGAAGCTATGGCTGCCTTAAGAAAATCAGCTCAAGATGTCCAGAAGTTCATGGATGCTGTCAACAAGAAGAGCAGTTCCCAGGATCTGCATAAAG GAACCTTGAGTCAAATGTCTGGAGAACTGAGCAAGGATGGTGACCTGATCGTCAGCATGCGGATTCTGGGCAAGAAGAGAACTAAGACATGGCATAAAGGCACCCTTATTGCCATCCAGACAGTTG GGCCAGGGAAGAAGTACAAAGTGAAATTTGACAACAAAGGAAAGAGTCTACTGTCGGGGAACCATATTGCCTATGATTACCACCCTCCTGCTGACAAGCTGTATGTGGGCAGTCGAGTGGTGGCCAAATACAAAGATGGAAATCAGGTCTGGCTCTATGCTGGCATTGTAGCTGAGACACCAAACGTCAAAAACAAGCTCAG gtttctcattttctttgatgATGGCTATGCTTCCTATGTCACACAGTCTGAATT ACATGACCTACCTGCCATCTCTCAGCTCTACTTCTTCCTTGGGACAGTGAAAAAGACTTGGGAGGACATAGAAGATGTCTCCTGCCGAGACTTTATAGAGGAGTATATAACTGCCTACCCCAACCGCCCCATGGTGCTGCTGAAGAGTGGCCAGCTTATCAAGACCGAGTGGGAAGGCACATGGTGGAAATCCCGAGTTGAGGAGGTGGATGGCAGCCTTGTCAGGATTCTCTTCTTG GATGACAAAAGATGTGAGTGGATCTATCGAGGCTCAACACGGCTGGAGCCCATGTTCAGCATGAAGACATCTTCAGCCTCTGCACTGGAGAAAAAGCAAGGGGGACAGCTCAGGACACGTCCAAATATGG GTGCTGTGAGGAGCAAAGGTCCTGTCGTCCAATACACACAGGATCTGACCTGTACTGGAACCCAGTTTAAGCCAATGGAGCCCCCACAGCCTACAgctccacctgccccacctgctGCACCTGCTCCACCTCTATCCCCCCAAGCAAGTGACAATGA CTTAGAAAGCCAGCTTGCCCAGTCACGGAAGCAGGTAGCCAAAAAGAGCACATCCTTCCGACCAGGATCTGTGGGCTCTGGTCATTCCTCCCCTACGTCCCCTGCACTCAGTGAAAATATCCCTGGTGGGAAACCTGGGATCAACCAGCCATATAG ATCACCTTTAGGCTCAGCAACCTCTGCCCCAGCACCTCCGGcacccccagcccctccagccccACCAGCCTTCCATGGCATGCTGGAGCGGGCCCCAGCAGAGCCCTCCTATCGAGCACCGTTGGAGAAGCTTTTCTACTTACCTCATGTCTGTAGCTATACTTGTCTGTCTCGGGTCAGACCTATAAGGAATGAGCAGTACCGGGGCAAGAACCCTCTGCTAGTCCCACTACTATATGACTTCCGGCGGATGACAGCCCGGCGCCGAGTTAACCGCAAGATGGGCTTTCATGTTATCTATAAGACACCCTGTGGCCTCTGCCTTCGGACAATGCAGGAGATTGAACGCTACCTTTTTGAGACTGGCTGTGACTTCCTCTTCTTGGAGATGTTCTGTTTGGATCCATATGTTCTTGTGGACCGAAAGTTTCAACCCTATAAGCCTTTTTACTATATTTTGGATATCACCTATGGGAAGGAAGATGTTCCCCTATCTTGTGTCAATGAGATTGACacaacccccccaccccaggtggCCTACAGCAAGGAACGTATCCCGGGCAAGGGTGTTTTCATTAACACAGGCCCTGAATTTCTAGTTGGCTGTGACTGCAAGGATGGGTGTCGGGACAA GTCCAAGTGTGCCTGCCATCAACTAACTATCCAGGCTACAGCCTGCACCCCAGGGGGCCAAATCAACCCTAACTCTGGTTACCAGTACAAGAGACTAGAAGAGTGTCTGCCCACAGG GGTATATGAATGTAACAAACGCTGCAAATGTGACCCAAACATGTGCACAAATCGGTTGGTGCAGCATGGACTACAGGTTCGGCTACAGCTATTCAAGACACAGAACAAGGGCTGGGGTATCCGCTGCTTGGATGACATTGCCAAAGGctcttttgtttgtatttatgCAG GCAAAATCCTGACAGATGATTTTGCAGACAAGGAGGGCTTGGAAATGGGTGATGAATACTTTGCAAATCTGGATCATATCGAGAGTGTGGAGAATTTCAAGGAAGGATATGAGAGTGATGCCCCCTGTTCCTCTGACAGCAGTGGTGTAGATTTGAAGGACCAGGAGGATGGTAACAGTGGTACAGAGGACCCTGAAGAGTCCAATGATGATAGCTCGGATGATAACTTCTGTAAGGATGAGGACTTCAGCACCAGCTCAGTGTGGCGCAGCTATGCTACCCGGAGGCAAACCCGGGGCCAGAAGGAGAATGGAGTGTCTGAGACAGCTTCCAAGGATTCCCGCCCCCCAGACCTCGGGCCCCCACATATTCCTATCCTTTCCTCAATCCCTGTAGGTGGCTGTAATCCACCTTCCTCCGAAGAGACACTCAAGAACAAGGTGGCCTCATGGTTGAGCTGCAATAGTGTCAGTGAAGGTGGTTTTGCTGACTCTGATAGCCGTTCTTCTTTCAAGACGAGTGAAGGTGGGGAGGGCCGGGCTGGGGGAGGCCGAGGGGAAGCTGAGAAGGCCTCCACCTCAGGTCTGGGCCTCAAGGATGAGGGAGACATCAAGCAGGCCAAGAAAGAG